The following proteins are encoded in a genomic region of Scylla paramamosain isolate STU-SP2022 chromosome 40, ASM3559412v1, whole genome shotgun sequence:
- the LOC135092601 gene encoding zinc finger BED domain-containing protein 5-like, giving the protein MAVVAAKKKCRQCSQKYLKYGFITSLTNDTMPLCHLCEKTFSNDAMKPAKMKHHLETVHCDKKNKDLERKLKERTERKLKRRSNIKTFFKAPVSGDTEGGLRASYNISLMKAKKGKAHTIGEGIIIPAIKVIESVMKKNSHSVLKDLPLSNSTVQRRIDEVSDCEWLGMDGRGVAVNSWKRSGCEWLGKE; this is encoded by the coding sequence ATGGCTGTCGTTGCTGCTAAGAAGAAATGCCGTCAGTGTTCTCAGAAATATTTGAAATATGGATTCATTACTTCATTAACCAATGACACCATGCCATTGTGTCACTTGTGTGAAAAGACTTTCAGTAATGATGCCATGAAGCCTGCAAAGATGAAGCACCACCTTGAAACGGTTCACtgtgataagaaaaacaaagaccttgaaagaaaactgaaagaaagaactgaaagaaaactcaaaagacgATCAAATATCAAGACTTTTTTCAAAGCACCCGTCAGTGGTGATACTGAAGGAGGTTTAAGAGCTTCATATAACATCTCCCTcatgaaagcaaagaaaggaaaggcacACACTATTGGTGAGGGTATCATAATCCCAGCTATTAAAGTTATAGAAAGTGTTATGAAGAAAAATTCTCACTCTGTTCTTAAAGATTTGCCATTAAGTAACAGTACAGTGCAAAGAAGAATTGATGAAGTGAGTGACTGTGAATGGCTGGGAAtggatgggagaggagtggctgtgaATAGCTGGAAAAggagtggctgtgaatggctGGGAAAGGAGTAG